The genomic interval CTCTTCCCGACCTTCGCCCAGGGGTCGTCGACGGAGCCCGTGCGGGTTTCGGCCAAGGCCTTCGGCGACACCGTGGCCCTCGAAGTACGCGACCTCCCCCGCCAGGCGGCCGAAGCCGCTCTGCGGGCCGCCTTGGTCGAAGTGCTGGAGATCGAACAGGCCGTTTCCGACCCGGGCGAGGTGGCTTCTCGGCTGGCGCCGATCCTGACCCGCGGACGTCAGTTCTGTCTCTGGTCGGGAGGCGCCTTCGGCCCCCTCGGCGGTCGTCTGGCGCGCCTCTGGGGTCTCTCCGGCGAGCCCCTGGGCCGGCCGACCGCCGGCAAGCTCGCCGAGGCCGTGGCCAGCGCTCGCTGCGCCGCCATCGGCACCGACGGCTCGTCCCCGGTACTCGCCGAGGGCAGTGAGCTCGATCTCACCCACTTCGCCCCCGGCTTCGCCATCGATCGCGCCGCCGCAGTGCTGCGCTCTCACGGCGCCGGCAACGGCTGGATTCGCATCGGCAGCAGCCGGCGCGGCTTCGGCCCCGGACCTGCCGGCCTCGGCTGGCCGGTCGAGCTGCCGACCTTCGAGGGTCTCGACAAGCCCCTCGAGAAGCTGTTTCTGAAGGACCGCGCCCTGGCCATCGCCCGCCTCGACGATCATCCGCTGGTGATCGGTGGCGACCGCATGGCGCCGTACCTCGATCAGCGCACCGGTCAGCCGGCCCAAGG from Acidobacteriota bacterium carries:
- a CDS encoding FAD:protein FMN transferase, producing MRKITALFLLLPLFPTFAQGSSTEPVRVSAKAFGDTVALEVRDLPRQAAEAALRAALVEVLEIEQAVSDPGEVASRLAPILTRGRQFCLWSGGAFGPLGGRLARLWGLSGEPLGRPTAGKLAEAVASARCAAIGTDGSSPVLAEGSELDLTHFAPGFAIDRAAAVLRSHGAGNGWIRIGSSRRGFGPGPAGLGWPVELPTFEGLDKPLEKLFLKDRALAIARLDDHPLVIGGDRMAPYLDQRTGQPAQGVVATLTVTELALDAQALSVALFILGSREGEFRVSNLKPEPSVLWLLGSGTGRPLLSSYRWSKARQ